The Candidatus Eremiobacterota bacterium nucleotide sequence GACGAAGCGCGCCCCCGGCTTGAGGATGCGCCGCGCTTCCCGCAGCGTCGCGAGCACGTCGACGACGTTTCGCAGCGAGAACCCCATCGTCGCGCCGTCGAAGCTCGCGTCCTCGAACGCGAGCCGGGTCACGTCGCCTTCGACGAACTGCGCCCGGCCGGCGGGGTCCTCGCGCTTGGCTCGGCTGCGGGCGCCGTCCAGCATCGGGGGCGTGAAGTCGATCCCGACCACCTCGAGTGACGGGTCGCTCCGCACGAGGTGGAACGCGAGGTCGCCCGTCCCGCAGCACAGGTCGGCGATCCGCCCGCCGGGCGGGGCCGCGAGCTCGGCGATGGCGCGCCGCCGCCAGCCCTCGTCGGCGCCGGCCGTGAGCACCCGGTTCGCGCGGTCGTAGCGGGGCGCGATCGCCGCGAACATCTCGCGAACGTAAGCGCCCTTCCCAGCAGGGTCGGTAACCATCTGGGTCCGCTTACGCGGACCCCTCCTGGGCCCCTGGACGGGGGCCCAGTCCGAAGATGGAAGTTTAAGGGGTCG carries:
- the ubiE gene encoding bifunctional demethylmenaquinone methyltransferase/2-methoxy-6-polyprenyl-1,4-benzoquinol methylase UbiE, whose amino-acid sequence is MFAAIAPRYDRANRVLTAGADEGWRRRAIAELAAPPGGRIADLCCGTGDLAFHLVRSDPSLEVVGIDFTPPMLDGARSRAKREDPAGRAQFVEGDVTRLAFEDASFDGATMGFSLRNVVDVLATLREARRILKPGARFVNLDVTKPANPLVRRAFGFYFYGIVPLVGGLVGGSKTAYRYLPNSLTNFPGADALAERFRAAGFREVRTIRLGFGAIAIHVGVA